A genome region from Vicia villosa cultivar HV-30 ecotype Madison, WI unplaced genomic scaffold, Vvil1.0 ctg.000011F_1_1, whole genome shotgun sequence includes the following:
- the LOC131621754 gene encoding B-box zinc finger protein 25-like isoform X2: protein MKIQCDVCEKAPATMICCADEAALCAKCDIEVHAANKLASKHQRLLLQSLSNKLPRCDICQDKAAFIFCVEDRALFCQNCDEAIHPAGSLSANHQRFLATGIRVAAASTNCAKDDEKPHLEPPNRNPQQVSVEPPYQQVPNFSPSWGVDDLLELVDYDSHNKEPMQFGEMEWFTEEGLFGEEFNQEAISAAEVPQLPVTHHASNNYSSHRNSKSNKKPRIELIRDYDYDDEDEYFTVPDLG from the exons ATGAAAATTCAGTGTGATGTTTGTGAGAAAGCTCCAGCAACCATGATTTGTTGTGCAGATGAAGCAGCTTTGTGTGCTAAATGTGATATTGAAGTTCATGCTGCTAACAAGCTTGCAAGCAAACATCAGAGGCTTCTTCTTCAATCTCTCTCTAACAAGCTTCCTAGATGTGACATATGCCAA GATAAGGCAGCATTCATATTCTGTGTAGAAGATAGAGCACTCTTCTGTCAAAATTGTGATGAAGCTATTCACCCGGCCGGCAGTCTTTCGGCCAACCACCAGCGCTTCCTCGCGACTGGTATCCGAGTGGCTGCTGCGAGTACTAACTGCGCGAAAGACGATGAAAAGCCTCACTTGGAACCACCAAATAGGAATCCTCAGCAAGTTTCTGTTGAACCTCCTTATCAACAAGTCCCTAACTTCTCACCCTCTTGGGGTGTTGATGACTTGCTGGAGTTAGTAGATTATGATTCCCATAACAAA GAACCCATGCAATTTGGAGAAATGGAATGGTTCACTGAGGAGGGACTGTTTGGTGAAGAGTTTAATCAAGAAGCTATTTCTGCAGCTGAAGTTCCTCAGCTTCCAGTGACTCATCATGCTAGCAACAATTATTCATCACACAGAAACTCAAAGTCTAACAAAAAGCCTAGGATTGAGCTCATACGTGATTATGATtatgatgatgaggatgagtaCTTCACAGTGCCTGATCTTGGATGA
- the LOC131621754 gene encoding B-box zinc finger protein 25-like isoform X1: protein MKIQCDVCEKAPATMICCADEAALCAKCDIEVHAANKLASKHQRLLLQSLSNKLPRCDICQDKAAFIFCVEDRALFCQNCDEAIHPAGSLSANHQRFLATGIRVAAASTNCAKDDEKPHLEPPNRNPQQVSVEPPYQQVPNFSPSWGVDDLLELVDYDSHNKKEPMQFGEMEWFTEEGLFGEEFNQEAISAAEVPQLPVTHHASNNYSSHRNSKSNKKPRIELIRDYDYDDEDEYFTVPDLG from the exons ATGAAAATTCAGTGTGATGTTTGTGAGAAAGCTCCAGCAACCATGATTTGTTGTGCAGATGAAGCAGCTTTGTGTGCTAAATGTGATATTGAAGTTCATGCTGCTAACAAGCTTGCAAGCAAACATCAGAGGCTTCTTCTTCAATCTCTCTCTAACAAGCTTCCTAGATGTGACATATGCCAA GATAAGGCAGCATTCATATTCTGTGTAGAAGATAGAGCACTCTTCTGTCAAAATTGTGATGAAGCTATTCACCCGGCCGGCAGTCTTTCGGCCAACCACCAGCGCTTCCTCGCGACTGGTATCCGAGTGGCTGCTGCGAGTACTAACTGCGCGAAAGACGATGAAAAGCCTCACTTGGAACCACCAAATAGGAATCCTCAGCAAGTTTCTGTTGAACCTCCTTATCAACAAGTCCCTAACTTCTCACCCTCTTGGGGTGTTGATGACTTGCTGGAGTTAGTAGATTATGATTCCCATAACAAA AAGGAACCCATGCAATTTGGAGAAATGGAATGGTTCACTGAGGAGGGACTGTTTGGTGAAGAGTTTAATCAAGAAGCTATTTCTGCAGCTGAAGTTCCTCAGCTTCCAGTGACTCATCATGCTAGCAACAATTATTCATCACACAGAAACTCAAAGTCTAACAAAAAGCCTAGGATTGAGCTCATACGTGATTATGATtatgatgatgaggatgagtaCTTCACAGTGCCTGATCTTGGATGA